The following DNA comes from Mesorhizobium sp. B2-1-8.
CGGACGGCAAGGCGTTGACCGGCATCACCGCCGAGGTGAAGACCCGCACCGACACTGCTTATTTCGAGATCGTCGGCTACGGTCGCGCCGACCAGGGGCTGCTGTTCATCACGCGCGTCGCGGGCGAGGACGCGGCGACCGAGAAGCCGCTGATCGACAAGTTCTGGCAGAGCCTGAAGCTGAAGATGTAGACGAGGCCTACAGCTTGCCCGGCACCAGGCCGGCCAGCCAGTTCACCGAGCGCTTTGCCGCGTCGGCGGTTGCCGAGACGGCGCGGCCGAGATCGGTCTTGACCACCGCGTAGCCGTTCTTCGTGCGATAGAGCACGCCGGTGCCGCCATCGACCACCTGTTCATAGGCGACGGGGCGGGCAGCGGCCGCGTCCAGGGCCGTCGTGGGCGATCCGACGGGCACGCTCGGCCGATGGCTGAGCTCGGGCGGCAGCGGGCTTTCCGTTCTGACGGTTCGGCTGGCGGGCTTCAGTTCCGGGCCCGACGCGATCGCGGCCAGGTGCGAGGAGGACGCCGAGCCCTTCGCGCGGCAGATGCCGGACACGAGCGGATAATTGAAATTGCGCTCGTGCAGGATCTGGCTTTTCATCGCCGCTTCGCAATCGGCGATGGTCGACCACTTGGCCGGTGTCTCGCCGATATATTCGCAGAGCTTGGCGTCGCAGTCGCAGCCGACGATGGTCATGGCGACAAGGGCGGTCTTGATCACGGTCTCGTCCCTTCGAGATGCCCCCCGGCAGCCCAGTCAGGCGCATGTCGCGCCTGGGCAACACGCAATTCTCCATTGCGTGTGATCAAGGCGGGAATTTGGCTTCGACCATGGAATGTGCGTGGCGGCGCGTGTTTCCTCCGGGCGTGAGCGAAATGCCTCAATAGTCGTAGACGTGTTCGAGCCTGGCGCCGGCCTTCATCAGCGACGGCAGCACCAGATGCAGCTTGCGCACGGCCACGACCATTCCGGTGCGGCGCGTCGAGGGTTCCGCGGGGAGCGGATAGCTGAACAGGATGCGCATGCCCTCGGGGACGGCGATTGAATCGGTCGACAGCACCGTGACCATGATCTCGTCATTGCCGCCGATCTCGACAAAGGAGACACCCTTGTCGATCAGCCGCGGGATCATGTCGGTGAAGACCTGATAGCGCTTGGTGACGAAAACGGTGCCGTCAGTGCCGTAGTCGCGTTCCAGCAAGGTGTCGGGCTCGTTGCGGGTGGCCTCGCCGACCGGCCCCTTGGCCCAGACATGGACATCGAGGAAGGCGGGGTCGGAGGTCGCGGCAAGCGCCTGCTTGATCAGGTCCGCATAGCCTTGCTTGATGGTGTCGGCGAGGCCGAAGGCGAGCTTGCGTTCGCTGGTGCGGACGGAGCTGTCACCAGGCGCCGGCTGCACGGCAAACAGCCCGGCGCGCTTTTGCGCATAGGGGAACTGATACCACGGCACCTGGTCGAGGAAGGCGGCATAATCCGCCGCCACCTTGGCCTGGTAGATATCGGCGGCGGTGCGCTTGCCCGATGCCGCCTCGGTGATGCGGCCGACCGTGTTTTCATAGGCCCATTGCAATATATGCTCGATCGAATGGCTGGTGCCGATGATGACCAGCATCTGGTGGTTGGCATAGTTGAACTTGTAGGCGGAACTGGCGCGGATCACCGTGGCGTAATCCTGCCAGAAGCAGCCGACATAGGACCAATAGGGGAAGCCGCTCGGCTGGTCCTTGGCGACGAAACCGGCATATTCGCGCGCGGCGTAGACGATCGCCCATTCCGGATAGGTGAGGAAGGTCGATTCCTCCGGCCGCTGGTAGCCGGGGATCTCGGCGCGCACCTTGTCGGCCAGCGCCTTGGGCGGCGCGCCGTCGGCAATGCCGGGCAAAGGCGACTTGTCGAGCGACGGCGTGGTCAGGAAGCCATAGGCGAGCCCGGCGATCGGGATCAGGATGACGATGACGATCAGCCAGAGGATCGCCTTGATGATGCGCTTTATCAAGCGGAACAGGAACATCGCCGGTCAGGCCGTGGCGAAGTGGTCGTAGATGCGCTTCGACAGCCAGAAGCCGATATAGACGGCGATGCCGCCGATGACGATGTGCGGCAGGTTGGCGAAGAAGCGGGTGGGGAATTCGATGTCGTTGAGGGAGCGGAAGCCGTTGATGAAGATGCCGGCATCGAGACAGCCGGAGCCGGTGATCAGCCCGAGCACGCCGTCGAACAGATAGACCGAGCCGAACAGCTTGAAATAGAACACCGCCTGGCGATGCGAGATGAAGGCTGCGGCCAGCGCCCAGACGCCGGAAAAGGCATGCAGCAGGTCGTCATACCATTGCAGCGAGAACAGGCCGAACAGATTGCCGTCGGCATCGTTGAAGGCCGGAATGTAGCCGATGGCGACGACCGCGAAGAACAGGAACGCATAAGCGACGGCAAGCTTCTGGATCAGCGTCATGAAGTATCCCCCTTCAATTGACGTCGAACGTTAGCTGATTTTGCCGCCGGTTGCAGCCCTGACCAGAAACACCGTAACAATTGTGTTGGAGAGCCCAAAGACAGTCGGCGCCGGGATTTCTCCCAGCGCCTCCCTGTCAGATCAGGACACGGTCGCGGCAGCAACTTCCGTAAAGTCGTCGCGCCATGCCGGCCTTGATTTTGACGGTCCTGCCAGAGGCCGCCCGAAGGCAGCATCCGTTCCAGACCACGCCGGTCTTGGCCCTTGCGGGCTTTGCCCTGCGCGCCATCGAAGGTTTTTGCCGTCCTTCATGGCAGCATCGGTCCGCCGTCGGCGTTGGCACGCTTTCCGCGGCCCCGTAGGTCTCGGCTTCCGTCCCTCGAACAGGCAAGCCTGCTTTCGCTCCGGGCCGTACGGGCCTCAGGAAATCCGCCTTTCACTTCGCCTTTCGGCTTGATGATCGGTAGCCGCCTGAGATGGGTTGAACTTACGCCGGGTAAGGGGTTTGGGGAATGGCCGCGCCCCTGTGGATAGCGGGGTTATCGGGGACCGATGCCAGAAGCCAAGGAAATTCAGGCGCGAACGCCTTAGACAGCCTGCCCCGCTTTTTCGGCGACCGAACCGACGGTGCCCCTTGCCCTGCCGACAGGCGCGGGTTTCAATACCGGCAAAAGATTTGGGCGCGGCATGTCCGGCGCCTTCCGGGGGAGGATGCATAGTGAAGGTCGGGGTGGTGCTCAATCCGATTGCCGGTGGCGGCCGGCTGAAACGGCATTGGCCCGATGTCGCCGC
Coding sequences within:
- a CDS encoding DUF4383 domain-containing protein, coding for MTLIQKLAVAYAFLFFAVVAIGYIPAFNDADGNLFGLFSLQWYDDLLHAFSGVWALAAAFISHRQAVFYFKLFGSVYLFDGVLGLITGSGCLDAGIFINGFRSLNDIEFPTRFFANLPHIVIGGIAVYIGFWLSKRIYDHFATA